A single window of Cheilinus undulatus linkage group 12, ASM1832078v1, whole genome shotgun sequence DNA harbors:
- the LOC121518832 gene encoding histone acetyltransferase KAT5 isoform X1 gives MTKMADNSSSVEIVEGCRLPVLRKNQEHEDEWPLAEILSVKEVSARKLYYVHYIDFNKRLDEWVTGDRLDLKKLQFPKKEAKTPTKNGLPGSRPSSPEREVRKSLDLNVQSATAPSRGKTLPTPLSGHAELHGKPDINNHGPKKEDDDPIVQITSGSDLTNSVSKCLSGVCSGLVKPRLSFKSVKKRKVEAVPLATQVSPATPVPSLPSSAEASQASVFPAARETNTFKSREDHEQLSSVTTNGTARRLIPSQPGRKRKANCGGTDEMIKVLQYNNPQSASVFLPPPEDSQDSSDGIPSAPRMTGSLVSDRSHDDIITRMKNIECIELGRHRLKPWYFSPYPQELTTLPILYLCEFCLKYLKSLKCLQRHLTKCNLRHPPGNEIYRKGTISFFEIDGRKNKNYSQNLCLLAKCFLDHKTLYYDTDPFLFYVMTEYDSKGFHIVGYFSKEKESTEDYNVACILTLPPYQRRGYGKLLIEFSYELSKVEGKTGTPEKPLSDLGLLSYRSYWSQTILEILMDLKPDNGERPQITINEISEITSVKKEDVISTLQYLNLINYYKGQYILTLSEDIVDGHERAMQKRHLRIDPKCLHFTPKDWSKRGKW, from the exons ATGACGAAAATGGCGGATAACTCGTCTTCG GTCGAGATTGTCGAGGGTTGTCGCCTTCCCGTTCTTCGCAAAAACCAAGAACACGAGGACGAATGGC CGTTGGCTGAAATTCTAAGTGTGAAGGAAGTCTCTGCAAGAAAACTCTACTATGTCCACTACATTGACT TCAACAAGCGCCTGGATGAGTGGGTCACAGGAGACCGGTTGGACCTGAAGAAGCTTCAGTTCCCTAAGAAGGAAGCTAAAACCCCAACCAAGAATGGTCTTCCAGGCTCCCGTCCAAGTTCCCCTGAGAGAGAAGTG AGGAAGAGTCTAGATCTCAACGTACAATCTGCCACAGCTCCTTCCAGAGGCAAAACACTCCCCACACCG CTATCGGGTCATGCTGAACTGCATGGAAAGCCAGATATAAACAACCACGGCCCAAAAAAAGAAGATGATGATCCAATCGTGCAGATCACATCTGGAAGTGATTTAACAAACAGTGTATCCAAATGTTTGTCAGGTGTTTGCTCTGGACTTGTCAAGCCCCGTTTGAGCTTCAAATCTGTCAAG AAGAGGAAAGTAGAAGCTGTCCCCTTGGCGACTCAGGTATCCCCGGCCACCCCTGTGCCCTCCCTGCCAAGTTCAGCTGAAGCCTCTCAGGCATCTGTTTTCCCTGCTGCGAGGGAGACCAACACTTTCAAGTCCCGGGAAGACCATGAGCAGCTCTCATCAGTCACAACG AATGGCACCGCCCGCCGACTCATCCCCTCACAACCAGGGAGAAAAAGGAAAGCCAACTGTGGAGGAACTGATGAG ATGATAAAGGTTTTGCAGTATAACAACCCTCAAAGTGCCAGTGTCTTTCTACCACCACCAGAG GATTCCCAGGACAGCTCAGACGGCATCCCATCTGCGCCCCGCATGACGGGCAGTCTGGTATCTGACCGCAGCCATGACGACATCATCACCCGGATGAAAAACATTGAGTGTATCGAGCTGGGACGTCACAGGCTGAAGCCCTGGTACTTCTCACCGTACCCACAGGAGCTCACCACACTGCCCATCCTCTACCTCTGTGAATTCTGTCTCAAGTACCTCAAGAGCCTCAAGTGTCTGCAGAGGCATTTG ACAAAATGTAATCTTAGACATCCTCCAGGCAACGAGATCTACCGGAAAGGCACCATCTCATTCTTTGAGATTGACGGCAGGAAAAACAAA AATTATTCCCAGAACCTGTGTTTACTTGCAAAGTGTTTCCTGGATCATAAAACCCTGTATTACGACACCGACCCTTTCCTCTTCTATGTCATGACGGAGTATGACTCCAAAGGCTTTCATATAGTTGGCTACTTCTCTAAG GAGAAAGAGTCAACTGAAGATTATAACGTTGCCTGCATCCTCACATTGCCTCCTTACCAGCGGAGAGGTTATGGAAAATTGCTTATAGAGTTCA GTTATGAGCTGTCAAAGGTAGAAGGGAAGACGGGCACTCCTGAGAAGCCTCTCTCCGATCTCGGACTCTTGTCCTATCGCTCGTACTGGTCGCAGACGATCCTTGAAATTCTTATGGACCTAAAACCTGACAATGGAGAGAGGCCGCAGATTACCATCAA TGAGATCAGTGAGATAACAAGTGTAAAGAAAGAAGATGTCATTTCAACACTTCAGTACCTCAATCTCATCAACTACTACAAG GGTCAGTACATCCTGACTCTCTCAGAGGACATCGTGGATGGGCATGAAAGAGCAATGCAGAAGAGGCACTTACGCATAGATCCAAAATGTCTTCACTTCACACCGAAAGACTGGAGCAAGAGGGGCAAGTGGTAG
- the LOC121518832 gene encoding histone acetyltransferase KAT5 isoform X2 — MTKMADNSSSVEIVEGCRLPVLRKNQEHEDEWPLAEILSVKEVSARKLYYVHYIDFNKRLDEWVTGDRLDLKKLQFPKKEAKTPTKNGLPGSRPSSPEREVRKSLDLNVQSATAPSRGKTLPTPKRKVEAVPLATQVSPATPVPSLPSSAEASQASVFPAARETNTFKSREDHEQLSSVTTNGTARRLIPSQPGRKRKANCGGTDEMIKVLQYNNPQSASVFLPPPEDSQDSSDGIPSAPRMTGSLVSDRSHDDIITRMKNIECIELGRHRLKPWYFSPYPQELTTLPILYLCEFCLKYLKSLKCLQRHLTKCNLRHPPGNEIYRKGTISFFEIDGRKNKNYSQNLCLLAKCFLDHKTLYYDTDPFLFYVMTEYDSKGFHIVGYFSKEKESTEDYNVACILTLPPYQRRGYGKLLIEFSYELSKVEGKTGTPEKPLSDLGLLSYRSYWSQTILEILMDLKPDNGERPQITINEISEITSVKKEDVISTLQYLNLINYYKGQYILTLSEDIVDGHERAMQKRHLRIDPKCLHFTPKDWSKRGKW, encoded by the exons ATGACGAAAATGGCGGATAACTCGTCTTCG GTCGAGATTGTCGAGGGTTGTCGCCTTCCCGTTCTTCGCAAAAACCAAGAACACGAGGACGAATGGC CGTTGGCTGAAATTCTAAGTGTGAAGGAAGTCTCTGCAAGAAAACTCTACTATGTCCACTACATTGACT TCAACAAGCGCCTGGATGAGTGGGTCACAGGAGACCGGTTGGACCTGAAGAAGCTTCAGTTCCCTAAGAAGGAAGCTAAAACCCCAACCAAGAATGGTCTTCCAGGCTCCCGTCCAAGTTCCCCTGAGAGAGAAGTG AGGAAGAGTCTAGATCTCAACGTACAATCTGCCACAGCTCCTTCCAGAGGCAAAACACTCCCCACACCG AAGAGGAAAGTAGAAGCTGTCCCCTTGGCGACTCAGGTATCCCCGGCCACCCCTGTGCCCTCCCTGCCAAGTTCAGCTGAAGCCTCTCAGGCATCTGTTTTCCCTGCTGCGAGGGAGACCAACACTTTCAAGTCCCGGGAAGACCATGAGCAGCTCTCATCAGTCACAACG AATGGCACCGCCCGCCGACTCATCCCCTCACAACCAGGGAGAAAAAGGAAAGCCAACTGTGGAGGAACTGATGAG ATGATAAAGGTTTTGCAGTATAACAACCCTCAAAGTGCCAGTGTCTTTCTACCACCACCAGAG GATTCCCAGGACAGCTCAGACGGCATCCCATCTGCGCCCCGCATGACGGGCAGTCTGGTATCTGACCGCAGCCATGACGACATCATCACCCGGATGAAAAACATTGAGTGTATCGAGCTGGGACGTCACAGGCTGAAGCCCTGGTACTTCTCACCGTACCCACAGGAGCTCACCACACTGCCCATCCTCTACCTCTGTGAATTCTGTCTCAAGTACCTCAAGAGCCTCAAGTGTCTGCAGAGGCATTTG ACAAAATGTAATCTTAGACATCCTCCAGGCAACGAGATCTACCGGAAAGGCACCATCTCATTCTTTGAGATTGACGGCAGGAAAAACAAA AATTATTCCCAGAACCTGTGTTTACTTGCAAAGTGTTTCCTGGATCATAAAACCCTGTATTACGACACCGACCCTTTCCTCTTCTATGTCATGACGGAGTATGACTCCAAAGGCTTTCATATAGTTGGCTACTTCTCTAAG GAGAAAGAGTCAACTGAAGATTATAACGTTGCCTGCATCCTCACATTGCCTCCTTACCAGCGGAGAGGTTATGGAAAATTGCTTATAGAGTTCA GTTATGAGCTGTCAAAGGTAGAAGGGAAGACGGGCACTCCTGAGAAGCCTCTCTCCGATCTCGGACTCTTGTCCTATCGCTCGTACTGGTCGCAGACGATCCTTGAAATTCTTATGGACCTAAAACCTGACAATGGAGAGAGGCCGCAGATTACCATCAA TGAGATCAGTGAGATAACAAGTGTAAAGAAAGAAGATGTCATTTCAACACTTCAGTACCTCAATCTCATCAACTACTACAAG GGTCAGTACATCCTGACTCTCTCAGAGGACATCGTGGATGGGCATGAAAGAGCAATGCAGAAGAGGCACTTACGCATAGATCCAAAATGTCTTCACTTCACACCGAAAGACTGGAGCAAGAGGGGCAAGTGGTAG